One bacterium genomic window, CGCGCGCCGCTCCCAGCGGTCCAGGATCAGCACGTCGAGGTGCCGGGGCAAGCCGGCGGTCTGGTGCGCGTCTTCGAGCAGCACGATGTCGCAACCGGGCGCCTCGCGCAGCAGGAAGGCGAGGCCCTGCCGCCGCCGGCGCGCCTGGACGACGGGCTCCGCGGGCAGGGCGGCCGCCAACAGCCGCGCCTCGTCGCCGCAGTCCGGATCGCCGGGTCGCACGCGCAGGGGCCCCGCGGCGCGGCCCCCGTGGCCGCGGGTCAGCACGGCCGCGCGCAGCCCCGCGGCGGACAGCCGCCGGGCGAGGTCCAGCACCACCGGCGTCTTGCCGGTGCCGCCGGCGACGAGGTTGCCCACCGAAACGAGGAAGGGCCGCGCCTCCGGCACGCCGCGCGACGACAGGCGCCGCCGCAGCTCGGCATCGCCCCAAGCGTCGGACCAGGGCTCGATCCAGGCGGCGAGTCGCGGCAACCGGGTCTCCCAGCGCCGCCAGGCGTCCTCGACGCGTCCCCTCGCCCCGCCGCGCAGATCGAGGACCGCGCCGCGGAAATGGGTGCCGGACGTCATGCGCCGCTCCTCTCGCCCCGCAGCCAGGCTCCCAAGTTCGAGGCGACCGCCGCGCAGGACGCAGCTTCGGCCTCGCGCGGGACGCGCACGTCCGCGCCTTCCTCGATCGCCACCGTCGCCCAGGGCAGCGGGACGATCGTCCGGTCCCAGGTCCGCAGCGACAGGTGGCGTCCCGGACGGGCGCGCAGCGGCACGATCGGCGAGCCCGACAGGCGGGCCAGCAGGACCGCGCCCTCGTGCACGGTCCCGAACGGACCGCGCGGGCCGTCCACGGCCAGACCGACGGCGCCGCCGCGGCGCAGGACTTCCAGCAGGGAACGCAGGGCGTCGGCGCCGTCCCTGCCGGTCGAGCCCCTCACGAAGCCGAACCCGTCGGACCCGAGCGTGCGGATCAGGATGTCGCCGTCGCGGCTCTGGCTGACCAGCAGCGAGGCCCGCGCCGGCTGCACGTGCAGCGCGGCCGGGATCATGTCGCGGTGGAGGCTGGCGAAGATGATCGCCCCTCGTCGCGACGTCCCCGCGGCGGGGGCGCGGCGCACGGTGGTCGCCAGCAGGCGCCAGGCGGGGCGCGCCAGCGCGAGCTTCAGGGACTGGGACGCGCCGGCGCTCATCGCCCGTCCCCGGTCCGCTCGCGCAGCAGGGACACGGCCTCGTCGGCGGCGCGGTCCCAGAAGCCGGCGCCGCCGAGGCGCTCGCGCAGTTCGTCCACGCCGGAGGCGAAGCGCGCCCGCCGCGCGCCCGACGCCAGCCAGTCCTGCAGGTCGGCGGCCAGGGCCGCGGGTCGCGCCGCGTCCTGGACGAACTCGCGCACCAGCGGGCGTTCCGTCGGGCGCTCCAGCACCAGGTTGGCCAACCCGATCCAGTCCAGGCGCACCAGGCGGCGGGCCAGGGCGTAGGTCAGCGGTGAGGTGCGGTAGACCAGGGCGTGCGGCACGCCGGCCAGCGCGACCTCGAGCGAGGCCGTGCCGCTGCAGACCAGCGCCAGGTCGAGATCGCGCGTCAGGGAGGCCAGCGGCTCCCCGCTGACGCTCAGGCCGTCGCCGGGGTCGTCAGGCACGGGCGCCCCGGGAGCGCGGCTGACGACGCCCCGCAGCACGCGTCCCGGCGAGTCCGCCCGCAGGCGGACGAAGGCCTCGCGCAGCACCGGCAGCAGCGCGCGCACTTCCTGGGCGCGGCTGCCCGGCAGCAGCCCGATCGTCAGCGGCGCCGCGGGATCGAGCAGGCGCTCCTCGCGCCGCCGGCGCGCGCGGTCGACCTCCGACTTGGGGTGGTCCTCGACCAGGGGGTGCCCGAGGGAGACGGCCGGGATGCCGCGGGCCCGGAAGTACCGCTCCTCGAAGGGCAGCACGACCCCGAGGCGGTCCACCGCGCGGCGCACGCCGCCGGCCCGCCAGGCGCCCCAGGCCCAGAGCTGCGGCGCGATCAGGTAGAAGACGGGCACGCCGGCACCGCGGGCGTGCCGGGCGATCCCGAGGTTGAAGCCTGGGTAGTCGACGGGCAGGAAGAGGTCCACGTCGCCGCCGGAGAGCAGGTCGCGCAGCCGCCGGCGGGCCGTCAGCAGGACCGGCAGCGCCCCGAGCACCTCGCCCAGACCCATCACCGACAGGCGGTCGGACGGCTGCACGATCTCGGCCCCGGCCGCGCGCAGCGCGTCGCCCCCGAGGGCCGAGAAGCGCGCGTCGGGCAGACGCCCGCGCAGGGCCGTCAGCAGCGCCGCGCCGTAGCGGTCGCCGCTCGCCTCGCCGCAGGACAACAGGATGTGCGGGGACTTGGCGGCCGGGCGGGTCGTCACCGGTTTCCCCCGGGATCCGACGGCGCCTTCGCGGCGCCGTCTCCGGTTGGGCTGGCCGCCGTCAGCGGACGATGCCGCGCTCGGAACGGCGGATGAAGGCCATCAGCTCCTCGATGTAGGGGTCGAGGGTGCAATCCAGGGCGATCCGCTCCAGGGCCTGGCTCACGTTCAGGCCGCTGCGGAACAGCAGGCGGTAGGCGTTCTTGAGGTTCAGCAGCGTCGCCTCGTCGAAGCCGCGGCGCTTCAGGCCCACGCTGTTGAGGCCGTGGACCTCCACCGGGTTGCCGGCGACCCGGATGTAGGGCGCCACGTCCTGCGCCATGCGGCTGCCGCCGCCGATGAAGGCGTGCTCGCCGATGCGCACGAACTGGTGGACGGGGGTCATGCCGCCGACGATGGCCCAGCGGCCGATCTCGACGTGCCCCGCCAGGTTCACCGCGTTGGCCAGGATGCAGTGGTCCTGGATCAGGCAGTTGTGGGCCACGTGCACGTAGGCCATCAGCATGTTGCCGTCGCCGATGCGGGTCTTCTCGTTATCGCCGGTCGCGAGGTGGACGGTGACATACTCGCGGATGACGTTGTTGTCGCCGATCTCGACGTAGCTGAGCTCGCCGCGGTACTTGAGGTCCTGCGGCTCGGTGCCGATCGCCGCGCCGTGGAAGATGCGGTTGCCGCGGCCGAGCGTGGTGTGGCCCTCGATCAGCACCGTGGAGCCGATCTCGCACTCGGGGCCGATCTCGACGTGGGGGCCGATGATGGCGAAGGGGCCCACCTTGACGCCGTGACCGAGGCGGGCGTCGGGATGGACCACCGCGGTCGGGTGGATCTCGGGCGGTCGGACCGGCCTGATCTCGCCCGCGCGCTTGATGATCGGATTCGCCACGTTGATCCTCCCCGGGACCGTTCAGCGGTCCACGATCGTCGACATGAGGTCGGCCTCGGCCACCAGTTCGCCGTCCACGAAAGCGCAGCCCCGCATCTTGCAGAGGGGGCCCCGCAATTTCACGAGTTCCAGCTCGAAACGGATCTGGTCTCCGGGCGTGACCGGACGCCGGAATCTTGCACCGTCGATCCCGCTGAAGTAAACAAGTTTCGTCTCCGGGTGGTCCACGCTGCTCATCAGCAGCACGCCGCCGACCTGGGCCATGGCCTCGGTGATCAGGACCGCCGGCATGATCGGATGGCCGGGGAAATGCCCCACGAAGAACGGCTCGTTGATCGACACGTTCTTGATGCCCACGACCCGTTTGCCGGTCTCCAGTTCCAGGATGCGGTCCACCAGCAGCAGCGGGTAGCGGTGCGGCATCACCTTCATGATCGAGGCGATGTCCCAGTAGACGGGCGCGCGGGACGGGTAGATCCGCGTGCCGCGCCGCTCCTTCTCCGCGAGCAGGGACGCCAGCCTGATGTTGGCGTCGTGGCCGGAACGCCGCGCCGTCACGTGTCCCTGCAGCGGCACGCCCACCAGCGCCAGGTCGCCGATCAGGTCCAGGATCTTGTGGCGCACGAATTCGTCCGGGAAGCGCAACGGCGTGTCGTTGAGCAGCTGCCCGTCGGCCACGACCATGGCGTTGTCCAGGGTGCCGCCCTTGCCCAGCCCCATGGCCTTGAGCTTCTCGACGTCGCGCTGCAGGGCGAAGGTGCGGCAGGGGGCGATCTCGCGCCGGTAGACTTCCGGCGTGATCAGGAAGGAAGCGACCTGCACCCCGATCAGGGGGTCGTCGTAGTCGATGTGGAAGGTGACGCGCAGGCCGTCGTCGGGGGCCACCTCCAGCGACACGTCACCGTCGCGGTAGCTGACGGGCACGTCGACCCGGTAGAAGGCCGCGGGCAGGCCCTGGTCCACGATCCCGGCCTCGTCCAGCAGGGCCACGAACTCCAGCGTGCTGCCGGCGCGGGGCTCCGGGGGTTCGGGCCCGTCCAGCTCGACGTAGCAGTTGGTGACGCCCATGCCGCTCAGGGCGGACAGCACGTGTTCCACGGTCAGGATGCGGGCACCGCCGCGCTCGAGCGTGGTGTTGCGCACGCCGTGGTGGCCCGCCGGCACGCACTCGGCACGGGCCGGGATCTCCACCCGTCCGTCGGGTCCCGGCACGCGGAACACCAGGCCGGTGTTGGGCGGCGCCGGGCAGAAGGCGACCACGGCTTCGGAGCCGGAATGCAGCCCCCGTCCGGTCATCGCCACGCGGCGGCCCAGTGTCTTCTGCAGGATGAGCACGTCGGTCTTCCTCCCCCGCGTCAGTCGTCGCGCACGGCGTCGGCCGGCTTGCCCTCGCGGCGACGCCCCAGCGCGGCCTCGACCTTCGCCAGGCGCTGGAACAGCTCCGGCAGGCGGTGCGTGAGGGCCACGACCTTGAAACCCTTGCGGAACTCGATCGCCGGGTAGCCGAAGATCGACTGCCCGGCGGGCACGTCGCGGGTGATCCCGCTCTTGGCCGCCACCTTGACCCCGTCCCCCAGCTCCAGGTGGTCGGCCATGCCGACCTGTCCGCCCAGCGTGACCCCGTCTCCCAGGCGGCAGCTGCCCGAGATCCCGCTCTGGGCCGAGATCGCGCAGTGGCGGCCCACCGTCACGTTATGGGCGATCTGGACCTGGTTGTCCAGCTTGGTGCCCTCGCCGACGCTGGTCACGCCGGTGGTGGCGCGGTCGATGCACGTGTTGGCACCGACCTCGACCCGCGCACCGAGCACGACGATCCCGATCTGCGGGATCTTCACCAGGCCCGCGCGGCCGGGATGGAAGCCGAAACCGTCGCTGCCGACCACGGCCCCGCCGTGCAGGATCACCTCGTCGCCCAGGACGCAGCGCTCCCTCACCTGCGCCGCCGCGTGCAGCAGGCAGCGCCGGCCCAGGACCGCGTCCGCCTCGACCACCACGTGGGGGCCCAACCGGCAGCCCGCGCCGATCCTGGCGCCGGGACCCACCACGCAGTAGGGCCCCAGGGCGACGTCGGGGGCCAGCTCGGCGGTCGGGTCCACCACGGCCGTCGGGTGGCGGCCGTCGGGAAACACGCGCGACAGGGGCGGCGCGTACAGGGCCAGGACCTGCGTGAAGACGGCCCGGGGATCGTCGGCCCGCAGCGTCGGCAACGGGCACGGCACGCCGGGGCGCACCACGACGGCGGCGGCGGCGGCGCCCGCCAGTCCGGACTCGCGCTGGCGGTCGACCGCGAAGGTGAGGTCACCGGGACCGGCGTCCTCGAACCCGGCCACCCCCAGGATCTCCGGGTCGTCCGGCCCCTCCCAGGGCACGCCCAATCGTGCAGCGAGTTCGCTCAGTCGGTAGCCCATGCGGCCGGATCCCCGATCATGAAACGGCCCCGCTCCGTCCGGTTCGCGAACGAAGGGGGGCGCGTCGCTCGTTGAAAAAGACGATCAAAATGTCGTGCGGCGGACCCCGGGTGTCAACCGAAAACAGTCCTCACTTCTCCGTGCCGCTGACCAGGGCCGACAGGACCTCGTCGGTCAGGTCCACCTCGGCGTCGATGTACAGGGTGGTCAGCGAGGCGGCGTCCACGATGATCCCGTACCCCTGCTCCTTGCCGATCCGTTCGGCGATGAGCTTCACCTGGTCGATGATGGGCTGGATCTTGGCCTTGTACTCGCTCTCGGCGCGACCCTCGAGGCCCTGCCGGAACTGGTAGTAGTCCGCCTTCTGGCTCTCGAACTCCTGCATCTTCACGCGCAGGGCGTCCTCCCCCAGCAGCATCCGTTGGCTTTCGATCTGCTCGGCGGCGCGCTGCAGGTCCTTCTCGCGGTCGCTGATGTCCTGCTCCAGGCCCTGCAGGAACTTCTGGTACTGGGCCTGCGCGTCGCGGGCCGCGCCGTACTCCTGGACGATGCGCTCGGAATCGACCACCGCCAGGGGCTTGGCCTCCTTGGCGGCGGCGCCCAGGGGCGCCAGCAGGCAGGCGAGGCAGAGCGCGGCGGCGGCGCGTGAGATCGGGTTGCGGTTCATGATACCTCCGGCGCCGAGGGGCGCGTTGTCCGGCGTCCTAGAAGAAGGTGCCGAAGTTGAAGTGCGGTTCCCAGCCGGCCCCGCCGGCGCGATCGAACCCGTAGCCGTAGTCGAAGCCGATCGTGCCCATCATGGGCACCTCGACGCGCACACCGAAGCCGGCGCCCTTGCGCAGGTTCGTGAAGTCGGCCTCGGTGAAGCTGTTCCAGGTATCGCCCTGGTCGACGAAACCTAGCAGTTGGACGGCCTTCGTCAAGGGATAGAGGATCTCGGCGTTCATGATCGTGTAGAAGCGCCCGCCGATGAAGCCGGGGTTGCCCCGGGGCACGACCTCCAGGTCCCGGTACCCCCGCAGCGGGTAGATCCGGTTGCCCCCGAGGCGGAACTTCTCGTAGTCCGGCACGCCGTCCGCCGAACCCAGGCCCACGATCAGGCCCAGCGAGGTGCGCAGGTTCAGGGCGAAGCCCCCGGGCAGCTTCTGGAAGTAGGACTGCTTGAGCTCGTGCTTGTGGTAGTCGATCTCGCCGCCGAGCAGGCCGCCCGACAACTCGGCGCTGTAGGTGGTCTTCGAGCCCTGCGTCGGGAAGAAGGGGTTGTCGGTGGAGTTGCGCGACAGGCTCAGGGTCACCGAGCTCTTGGTGCGCGGCCAGTCGACCGCGTCGAGGCGCTCGTAGGGGATGCCGTCGGCGCCGATCTGGTCCTCGAGCACATCCAGGTAGTTCACGTAGGCCGAACTGAAGTTCGACAGGCGCGTC contains:
- the lpxB gene encoding lipid-A-disaccharide synthase, with translation MTTRPAAKSPHILLSCGEASGDRYGAALLTALRGRLPDARFSALGGDALRAAGAEIVQPSDRLSVMGLGEVLGALPVLLTARRRLRDLLSGGDVDLFLPVDYPGFNLGIARHARGAGVPVFYLIAPQLWAWGAWRAGGVRRAVDRLGVVLPFEERYFRARGIPAVSLGHPLVEDHPKSEVDRARRRREERLLDPAAPLTIGLLPGSRAQEVRALLPVLREAFVRLRADSPGRVLRGVVSRAPGAPVPDDPGDGLSVSGEPLASLTRDLDLALVCSGTASLEVALAGVPHALVYRTSPLTYALARRLVRLDWIGLANLVLERPTERPLVREFVQDAARPAALAADLQDWLASGARRARFASGVDELRERLGGAGFWDRAADEAVSLLRERTGDGR
- the lpxD gene encoding UDP-3-O-(3-hydroxymyristoyl)glucosamine N-acyltransferase is translated as MGYRLSELAARLGVPWEGPDDPEILGVAGFEDAGPGDLTFAVDRQRESGLAGAAAAAVVVRPGVPCPLPTLRADDPRAVFTQVLALYAPPLSRVFPDGRHPTAVVDPTAELAPDVALGPYCVVGPGARIGAGCRLGPHVVVEADAVLGRRCLLHAAAQVRERCVLGDEVILHGGAVVGSDGFGFHPGRAGLVKIPQIGIVVLGARVEVGANTCIDRATTGVTSVGEGTKLDNQVQIAHNVTVGRHCAISAQSGISGSCRLGDGVTLGGQVGMADHLELGDGVKVAAKSGITRDVPAGQSIFGYPAIEFRKGFKVVALTHRLPELFQRLAKVEAALGRRREGKPADAVRDD
- a CDS encoding DUF374 domain-containing protein; this translates as MSAGASQSLKLALARPAWRLLATTVRRAPAAGTSRRGAIIFASLHRDMIPAALHVQPARASLLVSQSRDGDILIRTLGSDGFGFVRGSTGRDGADALRSLLEVLRRGGAVGLAVDGPRGPFGTVHEGAVLLARLSGSPIVPLRARPGRHLSLRTWDRTIVPLPWATVAIEEGADVRVPREAEAASCAAVASNLGAWLRGERSGA
- a CDS encoding OmpH family outer membrane protein; this translates as MNRNPISRAAAALCLACLLAPLGAAAKEAKPLAVVDSERIVQEYGAARDAQAQYQKFLQGLEQDISDREKDLQRAAEQIESQRMLLGEDALRVKMQEFESQKADYYQFRQGLEGRAESEYKAKIQPIIDQVKLIAERIGKEQGYGIIVDAASLTTLYIDAEVDLTDEVLSALVSGTEK
- the lpxA gene encoding acyl-ACP--UDP-N-acetylglucosamine O-acyltransferase; amino-acid sequence: MANPIIKRAGEIRPVRPPEIHPTAVVHPDARLGHGVKVGPFAIIGPHVEIGPECEIGSTVLIEGHTTLGRGNRIFHGAAIGTEPQDLKYRGELSYVEIGDNNVIREYVTVHLATGDNEKTRIGDGNMLMAYVHVAHNCLIQDHCILANAVNLAGHVEIGRWAIVGGMTPVHQFVRIGEHAFIGGGSRMAQDVAPYIRVAGNPVEVHGLNSVGLKRRGFDEATLLNLKNAYRLLFRSGLNVSQALERIALDCTLDPYIEELMAFIRRSERGIVR
- the lpxC gene encoding UDP-3-O-acyl-N-acetylglucosamine deacetylase produces the protein MLILQKTLGRRVAMTGRGLHSGSEAVVAFCPAPPNTGLVFRVPGPDGRVEIPARAECVPAGHHGVRNTTLERGGARILTVEHVLSALSGMGVTNCYVELDGPEPPEPRAGSTLEFVALLDEAGIVDQGLPAAFYRVDVPVSYRDGDVSLEVAPDDGLRVTFHIDYDDPLIGVQVASFLITPEVYRREIAPCRTFALQRDVEKLKAMGLGKGGTLDNAMVVADGQLLNDTPLRFPDEFVRHKILDLIGDLALVGVPLQGHVTARRSGHDANIRLASLLAEKERRGTRIYPSRAPVYWDIASIMKVMPHRYPLLLVDRILELETGKRVVGIKNVSINEPFFVGHFPGHPIMPAVLITEAMAQVGGVLLMSSVDHPETKLVYFSGIDGARFRRPVTPGDQIRFELELVKLRGPLCKMRGCAFVDGELVAEADLMSTIVDR
- a CDS encoding tetraacyldisaccharide 4'-kinase, whose protein sequence is MTSGTHFRGAVLDLRGGARGRVEDAWRRWETRLPRLAAWIEPWSDAWGDAELRRRLSSRGVPEARPFLVSVGNLVAGGTGKTPVVLDLARRLSAAGLRAAVLTRGHGGRAAGPLRVRPGDPDCGDEARLLAAALPAEPVVQARRRRQGLAFLLREAPGCDIVLLEDAHQTAGLPRHLDVLILDRWERRA